Part of the Candidatus Zixiibacteriota bacterium genome is shown below.
TCCCGGATGACCGTCGGAGAACTCCGGGACAAGTACCTCGATGTCTTCGGAGAAGAGACCCGCTCCTACCATAAGGAGTTTCTGCGCAAGCGAATCGCCTGGCGCATTCAGGCCCTGGCGGAGGGTGATCTTTCGGAGCGGGCCCGGCGCAGAGCCGAGGAACTGGCCAACGACGCCGACCTGAGAACGCGGGCTCCGCGTGATCCGGTCGCCTCGGG
Proteins encoded:
- a CDS encoding DUF2924 domain-containing protein → MEATTYQEVQGLSRMTVGELRDKYLDVFGEETRSYHKEFLRKRIAWRIQALAEGDLSERARRRAEELANDADLRTRAPRDPVASGSSEVKARTATGRISPSRDPRLPLPGTLLAREFQGRDIVVKV